Proteins from one Arcobacter sp. F2176 genomic window:
- a CDS encoding DUF711 family protein, with the protein MINNNLKNKDLCKIRTITSFLTLTKDKSTWEKKIKEASLFGGKLSKEFNQNEYTVQSIRIVTNAFGEYLDTSTLQSAIKDMQFLSDLLKSDSMPDIRIRFAIGEAKTSNEIQMLPILVQKFGDLCNVCVNIGVDDLGIPDAVKTLECAKVVKEIAKITPNGEGNFNFTINYNCKPLIPYFPASYHNSSDEDCFALGLETPDLLVAALKSLPEEKDHNKNWQKSYEIMSNSLQYHINDVLKILNNFKHDFKRKFAGIDTSAAPSKNCSSMVDVYKLLGVPYFGASGTIEASALLTKVFKGQKGCELIGFSGLMLAVVEDEGLALATKNNEFEIRSLLTYSSVCGIGLDTVPIEGDISVEKIADICRDTGTMAFRLNKPLTVRLFPVPGLKAGDITNFESDDLCNSAVLLVP; encoded by the coding sequence ATGATAAACAACAATTTAAAAAACAAAGATTTATGTAAAATAAGAACTATAACTTCTTTTTTAACTCTTACAAAAGATAAATCAACTTGGGAAAAGAAAATAAAAGAGGCTTCATTATTTGGGGGAAAATTATCAAAAGAATTTAACCAAAATGAATATACAGTTCAAAGTATAAGAATAGTAACAAATGCTTTTGGAGAGTATCTTGATACATCAACTTTGCAAAGTGCTATAAAAGATATGCAATTTTTATCTGATTTGCTAAAAAGTGATTCTATGCCTGATATTAGAATACGATTTGCCATCGGTGAAGCAAAAACTTCAAATGAAATACAAATGTTGCCAATACTAGTCCAAAAATTTGGAGACTTATGTAATGTTTGTGTTAATATTGGAGTTGATGATTTGGGAATTCCAGATGCAGTTAAGACCTTGGAATGTGCAAAAGTAGTCAAAGAAATAGCCAAAATAACACCAAATGGTGAAGGTAATTTTAACTTTACTATAAATTATAATTGTAAACCATTAATTCCCTACTTTCCAGCTTCTTATCATAATAGTAGCGATGAAGATTGTTTTGCTTTAGGACTTGAAACACCTGATTTACTAGTAGCTGCTTTAAAAAGTCTGCCTGAAGAAAAAGACCATAATAAAAACTGGCAAAAATCATATGAAATCATGAGTAATTCTTTACAATATCATATAAATGATGTTTTAAAAATTCTTAATAATTTTAAACATGACTTTAAAAGAAAGTTTGCAGGAATTGATACCTCTGCTGCTCCTTCTAAAAACTGTTCATCTATGGTAGATGTATATAAACTTTTGGGTGTTCCATACTTTGGAGCTTCTGGTACTATTGAAGCATCTGCACTTTTAACAAAAGTCTTTAAAGGTCAAAAAGGCTGTGAGCTTATTGGCTTTTCTGGACTAATGCTAGCAGTTGTTGAAGATGAAGGTTTAGCACTTGCCACAAAGAATAATGAGTTTGAGATACGCTCACTTCTTACATATTCATCAGTTTGTGGAATAGGACTTGATACTGTTCCTATTGAGGGAGATATTAGCGTTGAAAAGATTGCTGATATTTGTAGAGATACTGGAACTATGGCATTTAGATTAAATAAGCCATTAACTGTAAGATTATTCCCCGTTCCAGGATTAAAAGCTGGAGATATTACAAACTTTGAAAGTGATGATTTGTGCAATAGTGCAGTTTTATTGGTACCTTAA
- a CDS encoding dUTP diphosphatase, producing the protein MLYEDLKIATKSLGFYTIEDFAKYIGVTTSEILKWEEKDEIPYTISFIIHLLKGEEKLPESTSLDTLVEECLPLATLLEEASSFPHKLEEMFLLQKELNDSTNGKNWELGTNKYGKEINWLRCIHMEVSELIESTPWKHWKNINAAPDMNNIHVELVDIWHFLMSYILQETNIPKAVSLVNTHCIYEANSEVDVKLMVKESEKLSYISLAIQTGNMPSFSGIERFIDQYFRCCKISGLSFTWLQKLYIGKNCLNKFRQDNGYKEGTYIKEWNGKEDNVIMVSILEEYENIDFNLLYTKLTEAYSKL; encoded by the coding sequence TTGTTATATGAGGATTTAAAAATTGCTACAAAATCTTTAGGATTTTATACTATTGAAGATTTTGCAAAATATATAGGTGTTACAACATCAGAAATTTTAAAATGGGAAGAGAAAGATGAAATACCATATACTATCTCTTTTATTATTCATTTATTAAAAGGTGAAGAAAAATTACCAGAAAGTACTAGTTTAGATACTTTAGTAGAAGAGTGTTTGCCTCTTGCAACACTATTAGAAGAAGCATCTAGTTTTCCACATAAATTAGAAGAGATGTTTTTATTACAAAAAGAATTAAATGACTCAACAAATGGTAAAAATTGGGAATTAGGAACTAATAAATATGGTAAAGAGATTAATTGGTTAAGATGTATTCACATGGAAGTTTCAGAACTAATTGAATCAACTCCTTGGAAACACTGGAAAAATATCAATGCAGCACCTGATATGAATAATATTCATGTAGAGTTAGTCGATATTTGGCACTTTTTAATGTCTTATATTTTACAAGAAACAAATATTCCAAAAGCCGTTTCATTGGTAAATACACATTGTATTTATGAAGCAAATAGTGAAGTAGATGTAAAACTTATGGTAAAAGAATCTGAAAAGCTTTCTTATATTTCACTAGCTATTCAAACTGGGAATATGCCATCTTTTTCAGGGATTGAGAGATTTATCGATCAATATTTTAGATGTTGTAAGATTTCTGGATTATCATTTACTTGGTTGCAAAAACTTTATATTGGAAAAAACTGTTTAAATAAATTTAGACAAGACAATGGTTATAAAGAAGGAACATATATCAAAGAATGGAATGGAAAAGAAGATAATGTAATTATGGTATCAATATTAGAAGAGTATGAAAATATTGATTTTAACCTTTTATATACAAAACTAACAGAAGCTTATTCAAAACTGTAA
- a CDS encoding AzlC family ABC transporter permease, whose product MIKSKEFKTALKVSIPVMMGYCVLGFAFGLLITSLDYPWYLALLMSIFIYAGALQFLAIGFFSSKLGLIDIFITSIFVNIRQSFYGLSMLKKFKKSGKLKPYLIFGLTDETYALLTSIKDDEQLKKKYYYLYLCGLNQFYWVIGTLLGAVFGTNISFDTKGLDFSLTALFVILAIEQYKTNKNITPFVIGAVTSILAIILVPINNMLIFAIVCSLLGMFILRKRLNNDK is encoded by the coding sequence ATGATAAAATCAAAAGAATTTAAAACAGCCCTTAAAGTATCAATTCCCGTTATGATGGGTTATTGTGTACTTGGTTTTGCTTTTGGTTTATTAATTACTAGTTTAGATTATCCTTGGTATTTGGCACTTTTGATGTCAATATTTATTTATGCAGGTGCCTTACAGTTTTTGGCTATTGGTTTTTTTAGTTCAAAACTTGGCTTGATTGATATTTTTATTACCTCTATTTTTGTAAATATAAGACAATCTTTTTATGGCTTATCAATGCTTAAAAAGTTTAAAAAATCTGGAAAGCTCAAACCCTATTTAATTTTTGGACTTACCGATGAAACTTACGCTTTACTTACTAGTATAAAAGATGATGAGCAATTAAAGAAAAAATATTATTACTTATATTTATGCGGTCTTAATCAATTTTATTGGGTGATAGGGACACTTTTGGGAGCTGTTTTTGGAACAAATATATCTTTTGATACAAAAGGTTTAGATTTTTCCTTAACAGCACTATTTGTTATATTAGCTATCGAACAATATAAAACAAATAAAAATATTACACCTTTTGTAATTGGAGCTGTTACTTCTATTTTGGCAATTATTCTTGTACCAATAAATAATATGCTTATATTTGCTATTGTTTGTTCTTTATTAGGAATGTTTATTCTTAGAAAAAGGCTAAATAATGACAAATAA
- a CDS encoding branched-chain amino acid transporter permease: MTNNEIYLAIAVMAIANYITRVFPFLFFVKHEPPAWVVFIEKNFPPIIMTILIFYTLTSVDFKSAPYGLKELLAIGFTVFLHLKFNNYLVSIILGTLFYMGLVQFLTF, from the coding sequence ATGACAAATAATGAAATATATTTAGCAATAGCAGTAATGGCAATAGCAAACTATATTACAAGGGTATTCCCTTTTTTATTTTTTGTAAAGCATGAACCACCAGCTTGGGTTGTATTTATTGAGAAAAACTTTCCTCCAATAATTATGACTATTTTGATATTTTATACACTTACAAGTGTAGATTTTAAATCAGCTCCCTATGGATTAAAAGAACTTTTAGCTATAGGATTTACAGTATTTTTACACCTAAAATTTAATAACTATTTAGTATCAATTATATTAGGAACTCTTTTTTATATGGGTCTTGTGCAGTTTCTTACCTTTTAA
- the dnaJ gene encoding molecular chaperone DnaJ has protein sequence MLDIDYYELLEVTKSADKSTIKKAYRQMAMKYHPDKNPDDKEAEEKFKAINEAYQVLSDEEKKALYDRYGKAGLEGRGQSRGGFSGGFDDLSSIFEEMFGQSGFGGGQRRQQRKTYSYNLDIGVELKVEFNEAAFGAKKEVVYKYKTACKPCKGTGAEDGKLSTCKTCAGQGQVHTRQGFMTFAQTCPTCNGSGESIAKKCKKCSGTGYETHEEKFNVDIPEGVNDGNRIRVSNKGNIAPDGTRGDLYLQINVKEDPHFIRHDDDIYIEVPLFFTQVALGDNITIPGLRGKLSLDIPMGTKDKEQFKFKGEGIKSVQGYGKGDLIVQVKIKYPKSINEEQKELLEKLQESFGIESKPHERNFESMFDKVKKWFK, from the coding sequence TTGTTAGACATAGATTATTATGAATTATTAGAAGTGACAAAAAGCGCTGATAAAAGTACGATAAAAAAAGCTTATAGACAAATGGCAATGAAATATCATCCTGATAAAAATCCAGATGATAAAGAGGCTGAAGAAAAATTTAAAGCAATTAATGAAGCTTATCAAGTTTTAAGTGATGAAGAAAAAAAAGCTTTATATGATAGATATGGAAAAGCTGGATTAGAAGGACGAGGACAAAGTAGAGGTGGTTTTAGTGGTGGTTTTGACGACTTAAGTTCTATTTTTGAAGAGATGTTTGGACAATCAGGTTTTGGCGGTGGTCAAAGAAGACAACAAAGAAAAACATATAGTTATAATTTAGATATTGGGGTTGAATTAAAAGTTGAATTTAATGAAGCAGCTTTTGGTGCTAAAAAAGAAGTTGTATATAAATACAAAACTGCATGTAAACCTTGTAAAGGAACTGGAGCAGAAGATGGTAAATTATCTACTTGTAAAACTTGTGCAGGTCAAGGACAAGTTCATACAAGACAAGGTTTTATGACCTTTGCACAAACATGTCCTACTTGTAACGGAAGTGGAGAATCAATAGCTAAGAAATGTAAAAAATGTTCTGGAACAGGATATGAAACTCATGAAGAGAAGTTTAATGTTGATATTCCTGAAGGTGTAAATGATGGGAATAGAATTAGAGTATCAAATAAAGGAAATATTGCCCCAGATGGTACAAGAGGTGATTTATATTTACAAATAAATGTAAAAGAAGATCCTCATTTTATAAGACATGATGATGATATTTATATTGAAGTTCCATTATTCTTCACACAAGTAGCTCTTGGTGATAATATTACTATTCCTGGGTTAAGAGGAAAATTATCTCTTGATATTCCAATGGGAACAAAAGATAAAGAACAATTTAAGTTCAAAGGTGAAGGTATCAAATCTGTTCAAGGATATGGTAAAGGTGATTTAATTGTTCAAGTAAAAATTAAATATCCTAAAAGCATAAATGAAGAACAAAAAGAGTTATTAGAAAAACTTCAAGAAAGTTTTGGAATTGAGAGTAAACCACATGAAAGAAATTTTGAAAGTATGTTCGATAAAGTAAAAAAGTGGTTTAAGTAA
- a CDS encoding uracil-DNA glycosylase, with protein MEERIICQKCVYYYVTWQGGRAHGCKAYGFKSQTLPSIVVKNSSRLDCKFYQKKPNTK; from the coding sequence ATGGAAGAACGAATTATTTGTCAAAAGTGTGTTTACTATTATGTTACTTGGCAGGGTGGTAGAGCACATGGATGTAAAGCATATGGCTTTAAATCACAAACACTGCCAAGCATAGTTGTAAAAAATTCTAGTAGATTAGACTGTAAGTTTTATCAAAAAAAACCAAATACTAAATAG
- the recR gene encoding recombination mediator RecR codes for MKLGLNKFYDLVEAFENLPTIGKKSAQRLAYHIIMNDNYCGIKIAHSIENALKSIRKCSKCGCMSEHEICEICLDDERESSFICVVQSAKDIFTIEESKQFNGKYFVISHLDEIVLDQLISYVKTNKVKDILFAISPSLSNDAFILFIEDKLKEFNINFTKIAQGVPTGVSLENVDILSLAKAIQSKVLI; via the coding sequence ATGAAACTTGGATTAAATAAATTTTACGACTTAGTAGAAGCATTTGAAAACTTACCTACAATAGGTAAAAAATCAGCACAAAGACTAGCTTATCATATTATTATGAATGATAATTATTGTGGGATTAAAATTGCACATAGCATAGAAAATGCATTAAAATCAATAAGAAAATGTTCAAAGTGTGGTTGCATGAGTGAACATGAAATTTGCGAAATTTGTTTAGATGATGAGAGAGAGTCTAGTTTTATTTGTGTTGTTCAATCTGCAAAAGATATTTTTACAATTGAAGAATCAAAACAATTTAATGGAAAATATTTTGTTATATCACATTTAGATGAAATAGTTCTTGACCAATTAATCTCATATGTAAAAACAAATAAAGTAAAAGATATTCTTTTTGCTATATCTCCTTCATTATCCAATGATGCTTTTATTTTATTTATTGAAGATAAATTAAAAGAATTTAATATAAATTTTACAAAAATAGCGCAAGGTGTCCCAACAGGGGTTAGTTTAGAAAATGTTGATATCTTATCATTAGCAAAAGCAATACAAAGTAAAGTGTTAATTTAA
- a CDS encoding GNAT family N-acetyltransferase: MQLKIAELKDIDNILKLHAKYQLATIAQEDKKDGFVTTGFSKEELTAIIEEEQGIFIAVEADTVLGYVMSASWQFWSKWPMFVHMIKDLPKLNYLGQTLTVDNSYQYGPVCIDKSVRGSGLLEKLFDFALESMSKRYPILVTFVNVINERSYAAHKRKLGLDVIQEFEFNNNRYYEMVFDTSKRVLGK, translated from the coding sequence ATGCAATTAAAAATCGCAGAACTTAAAGATATAGATAATATATTAAAACTACATGCAAAATACCAATTAGCAACTATAGCCCAAGAAGATAAAAAAGATGGATTTGTAACCACAGGATTTTCAAAAGAAGAACTTACTGCAATTATTGAAGAAGAACAAGGAATATTTATAGCAGTTGAAGCAGACACAGTTTTAGGATATGTTATGTCAGCTTCTTGGCAATTTTGGTCAAAATGGCCGATGTTTGTACATATGATAAAAGACTTACCAAAATTAAACTATTTAGGACAAACTTTAACTGTAGATAATTCTTACCAATATGGACCTGTGTGTATTGATAAAAGTGTTAGAGGAAGTGGTCTTTTAGAAAAGCTTTTTGATTTTGCTTTAGAGTCTATGTCTAAAAGATATCCTATTTTGGTAACTTTTGTAAATGTAATCAATGAAAGATCATATGCTGCTCACAAAAGAAAACTAGGACTTGATGTTATTCAAGAGTTTGAATTTAATAATAACAGATACTATGAAATGGTTTTTGATACATCAAAAAGAGTTTTAGGAAAATAA
- a CDS encoding Crp/Fnr family transcriptional regulator: MKIMNKDKQFDILYPILNNISPLSDENWEIAKKYFKTKTLKKGQHLFYVDDHIDDFYFLINGLARYYYLTDDGKEFNKSFAEKQGHLLSSISSVSQGIPSPFSVEVLSDFITLHIPYKKLLELGMQYKQWNDLLLRIYENLVIKKERREADFLLLSARERYEKFLNDYSMIENAVANYHIASYLGITDVALSRIRKEMKN, encoded by the coding sequence ATGAAAATAATGAATAAAGATAAACAGTTTGATATTTTATATCCAATATTAAATAATATATCTCCCCTTTCAGATGAAAATTGGGAAATAGCAAAAAAATATTTTAAAACAAAAACATTAAAAAAAGGTCAACATCTTTTTTATGTAGATGACCATATTGATGATTTTTATTTTCTTATTAATGGACTAGCTAGATATTATTACCTTACTGATGATGGTAAAGAGTTCAATAAATCTTTTGCAGAAAAACAAGGACATCTATTAAGTAGTATTTCTTCAGTATCACAAGGAATTCCCTCTCCTTTTAGTGTGGAAGTTCTTAGTGACTTTATAACTTTACACATACCCTATAAAAAACTTTTAGAACTAGGTATGCAATATAAACAATGGAATGATTTACTTTTAAGAATATACGAAAATCTTGTAATCAAAAAAGAGAGACGTGAGGCTGATTTTCTACTTTTAAGTGCAAGAGAGCGTTATGAAAAGTTTTTGAATGATTATTCTATGATTGAAAATGCAGTTGCAAACTATCATATTGCTTCTTATTTAGGCATTACGGATGTTGCTTTATCAAGAATTAGAAAAGAGATGAAAAATTAA
- a CDS encoding sensor histidine kinase yields the protein MSFKEHILYLEINKIKIFRYILANEEILNILDKYEISIDDFIKKLLSKIFENIVSYLNEQTNELSFLSKMKFDKSEYFYILRNLKNSIHLHMKNKKLDDYLFRKTTDEIFDSFYLYLLNKNDDKIKVEDKEKITYLLTLLDEHLPLVDISLDGKVIESSKSFDELFLYKEESSNLNILDLIIYKKNAINFLNNILKHNNFVSEVEVQKCDKTVFWVNISSIRKEDTLTLIFKDITYKKNLEKHKKAFLEQSKTAAMGELISMIAHQWRQPLQTVSILAQKLIITKTTEGHINNEILEKSVKEIDTQVNYMSRTIDDFRNFFKPESISVNAKPSTIIEKAVKFLHYVLTINNIDFELDIKKDYEISIIENNLIQVLINIIKNSIDVLLERNIQSKKIIIRCDFNENYVIIEIEDNAGGIPKENLKKVFDSYFTTKNDEKGTGLGLYMNKIIIEDHSLGKLSVKNGSDGALFKIELPRE from the coding sequence TTGTCATTTAAGGAGCATATATTATATTTAGAAATTAACAAAATCAAAATTTTTAGATACATACTTGCTAATGAAGAAATCCTAAATATTCTTGATAAATATGAAATTAGTATTGATGATTTTATAAAAAAACTTTTAAGTAAGATTTTTGAGAATATAGTTTCATATTTAAATGAACAAACAAATGAATTATCTTTTTTATCTAAGATGAAATTTGATAAAAGTGAGTACTTTTATATTCTACGAAATCTAAAAAATTCTATACATTTGCATATGAAAAATAAGAAACTTGATGATTATCTTTTTAGAAAAACTACAGATGAAATCTTTGATTCTTTCTACTTATATTTACTAAATAAAAATGATGATAAAATAAAAGTAGAAGATAAAGAAAAAATAACTTATTTATTAACTCTTTTAGATGAGCATCTACCATTAGTTGATATATCACTTGATGGAAAAGTTATAGAATCAAGTAAAAGTTTTGATGAACTTTTTTTATACAAAGAAGAAAGCTCAAATCTTAATATTTTAGATTTAATTATTTATAAAAAAAATGCTATAAATTTTTTAAATAATATTTTAAAACATAACAACTTTGTTAGTGAAGTAGAAGTCCAAAAATGTGATAAAACAGTTTTTTGGGTAAATATAAGTTCTATTAGAAAAGAAGATACCCTCACACTAATTTTTAAAGATATAACTTATAAAAAAAACCTAGAAAAACATAAAAAAGCCTTTTTAGAACAATCAAAAACGGCAGCTATGGGTGAATTGATATCAATGATAGCTCATCAATGGAGACAACCATTACAGACTGTTTCAATATTAGCACAAAAATTAATCATAACTAAAACGACAGAAGGACATATTAATAATGAGATATTAGAAAAATCGGTTAAAGAAATAGATACTCAAGTAAACTATATGTCTAGAACAATTGATGATTTTAGAAATTTTTTTAAACCAGAAAGTATTAGTGTTAACGCTAAACCTAGTACTATTATAGAAAAAGCTGTAAAATTTTTGCATTATGTATTAACTATTAATAATATTGATTTTGAGTTAGATATAAAAAAAGATTATGAAATCAGTATAATTGAAAATAATTTAATTCAAGTCTTAATTAATATTATTAAAAATTCTATTGATGTACTTTTAGAAAGAAATATCCAATCAAAGAAAATAATTATTAGATGTGATTTTAACGAAAATTATGTAATAATTGAAATCGAAGATAATGCAGGCGGAATACCTAAAGAAAATTTAAAAAAAGTTTTTGATTCATATTTTACAACTAAAAATGATGAAAAAGGTACCGGTCTTGGATTGTATATGAATAAAATTATTATTGAAGACCATAGTTTAGGGAAACTAAGTGTAAAAAATGGTTCAGATGGTGCATTATTTAAAATTGAATTACCAAGGGAATAG
- a CDS encoding transporter substrate-binding domain-containing protein, with protein MKYLLFILLFLINIFANTINKDIKKENIYFTSDLNWIPYSFYDNQVAKGYILDYIKLLGEKGNFKPIFLPDEWSNNIEKLKSQKADVLTGVLYKKSREDFLLFTNVFLKQKLAIVTSINRLELKDIKSLNNKTIGMIRGWANTNLILKNYPEIKIRFYNSLDDIFADIKNQKIDGTIQYNLTAKHYINNAFLNTLKVSLIPKIKDFNENIFLGVRKNRPDLVETLNKAIKSITPDEIEYLNEKWESNKDAIYLTKKEKEFIKNHTIRVSFTTNWAPISFIDNGKAYGLGFDFWYNIVKKTNLKVEYKTEDKFYKSLNEIKNKTQDVIVTTSKTKDREKYAIFSKVYFKIPIGIVTTKDQNYIPNVESLKDKKIAVGRNYTAYKLLHENYPYLNFVFVDNITQGLELVSSNKVFAVVDSMPVLAYNIKKNSLHNLKISGNTNIDYNLQVMIRDDYVILKDIINKALDSQKLEEKENIYNKWLDLKFVKPFDYELMFKILIPIIIIFFIIIYKNRQLTKYQKELNLAKSELELSLESFKSLLDFTVDGIFILKDRKIIFVNNQAIKMFQYPKEELFYFPIEKLFILDKDIDLIIKDSRENSIELNAINSKNVTFPIMLKSKNILFENNNTIILSTIDMTEIRQRERLLLQQSKIASLSEMLSNIAHQWRQPLSFISTAVTGLKIQKEYNQLDEELFFKTIDEIEDKTQYLSKIINDFQNYLNGEKTIKEFDLSKCINQVLSILNDSFLENRIKITNNSTNKLTIISNENELNQALIYILNNAKDALVEKNIEDKNIEINTYLKNTDYAIIEIIDNAGGIDNKIIDKVFEPYFTTKHKSQGTGLGLYMTHKIITQNLKGNIDIQNYKTTFTKVTIELPLK; from the coding sequence ATGAAATATTTATTATTTATTTTATTATTTTTAATTAATATTTTTGCAAATACAATAAATAAAGACATTAAAAAAGAAAATATATATTTTACTTCTGATTTAAATTGGATTCCCTACAGCTTTTATGACAACCAAGTAGCCAAAGGTTATATTCTCGATTATATTAAATTATTAGGCGAAAAAGGAAATTTTAAACCTATATTTTTACCTGATGAATGGTCTAATAATATAGAAAAATTAAAATCACAAAAAGCAGATGTATTAACTGGCGTTTTATATAAAAAAAGTAGAGAAGACTTTTTACTATTTACAAATGTGTTTTTGAAACAGAAACTAGCCATAGTTACTAGTATTAATAGATTAGAACTAAAAGACATAAAATCATTAAATAATAAAACTATTGGAATGATTAGAGGCTGGGCTAATACAAATTTAATTTTAAAAAATTATCCGGAAATAAAAATTAGATTTTATAACTCATTGGATGATATATTTGCAGATATAAAAAATCAAAAAATTGATGGAACAATTCAATACAATCTTACAGCAAAACACTATATTAATAATGCATTTTTAAATACATTAAAAGTTTCACTAATACCTAAAATAAAAGACTTTAATGAAAATATATTTTTAGGTGTAAGAAAAAACCGTCCAGATTTAGTTGAGACATTAAATAAGGCAATTAAAAGTATTACTCCTGATGAAATTGAATATCTTAATGAAAAATGGGAATCAAATAAAGATGCAATATATTTAACTAAAAAAGAGAAAGAATTTATTAAAAATCATACAATAAGAGTATCTTTTACAACCAATTGGGCACCAATTAGTTTTATTGACAATGGAAAAGCTTATGGACTAGGATTTGATTTTTGGTATAACATAGTAAAAAAAACAAATTTAAAAGTTGAATATAAAACTGAAGATAAATTTTATAAATCTTTAAATGAGATTAAAAATAAAACTCAAGATGTTATTGTTACAACTTCAAAAACAAAAGATAGAGAAAAATATGCAATTTTCTCAAAAGTTTATTTTAAAATTCCTATTGGAATTGTTACAACCAAAGATCAAAATTATATACCAAATGTGGAATCTTTAAAAGACAAAAAAATAGCAGTTGGAAGAAATTATACTGCTTACAAATTACTTCACGAAAATTATCCTTATCTAAATTTTGTCTTTGTTGATAATATAACACAAGGATTAGAACTTGTTTCATCTAATAAAGTGTTTGCAGTAGTAGATAGTATGCCTGTGCTTGCTTATAATATTAAAAAAAATAGTTTGCACAATCTTAAAATTTCGGGTAACACTAATATTGACTATAACTTACAAGTAATGATAAGAGATGATTATGTAATTTTAAAAGATATTATAAATAAAGCATTAGATAGTCAAAAACTAGAAGAAAAAGAGAATATATATAATAAATGGTTAGACTTAAAATTTGTTAAACCTTTTGATTATGAACTTATGTTTAAAATCTTAATTCCTATAATAATCATATTTTTTATAATTATTTACAAAAATAGACAATTAACTAAATATCAAAAAGAGTTAAATTTGGCTAAATCAGAACTTGAACTTTCATTAGAAAGTTTTAAAAGTTTACTTGATTTTACAGTAGATGGAATTTTTATTTTAAAAGATAGAAAAATTATTTTTGTAAATAATCAAGCTATAAAAATGTTTCAATATCCTAAAGAAGAATTATTTTATTTTCCTATAGAAAAACTTTTTATTTTAGATAAAGATATAGATCTTATAATAAAGGACTCAAGAGAAAATTCAATTGAACTAAATGCCATAAATTCTAAAAATGTTACTTTCCCAATTATGCTTAAATCAAAAAATATACTTTTTGAAAACAATAATACAATTATATTATCAACTATTGATATGACAGAAATAAGACAAAGAGAAAGACTTTTACTACAACAATCTAAAATTGCAAGTTTAAGTGAAATGTTAAGTAATATTGCCCACCAATGGAGGCAACCACTTAGTTTCATTTCTACTGCAGTTACAGGGTTAAAGATTCAAAAAGAGTATAATCAATTAGATGAAGAATTATTTTTTAAAACAATAGATGAGATAGAGGATAAGACACAATATTTATCTAAAATCATTAATGATTTTCAAAATTATTTAAATGGAGAAAAAACTATTAAAGAATTTGATTTATCTAAATGCATAAACCAAGTTCTAAGTATTTTAAATGATAGCTTTCTTGAAAATAGAATAAAGATAACAAATAATTCAACAAATAAATTAACAATTATTTCAAATGAGAATGAGTTAAATCAAGCTTTAATTTATATCTTAAATAATGCAAAAGATGCTTTGGTTGAAAAAAATATAGAAGATAAAAATATTGAAATTAATAC